In Candidatus Cloacimonadota bacterium, the genomic window ATAGAGTGACAAAATATGAGCCTATCTATTTTGTCAAGAATTATTTGCAGATTTCAAAAACTACTTTTTGATCCTAAATGCTCTTACTTTTTCACCAGACCCTGAGGATTATGTGCAAAGGTCTTATGGTATAGGTTTGTTAAAACATCTCAAAATCAGGGTTGTAAAAAGTGAAGTTAGGGCTCCTGCGATTCGATTAACTTGTTATCCAGCAAAAGCTTGTTAAAACGCAAGCTTGCGTAAGCAATGTATATTCCGTAACTTGTTCTGCAGCATAGGGTTGTTAAAAAGTAAGAAAAAATCCCTATTATCTATTATTCCTCGACTGAATTCTCTGCTGAATATAGAGAAATTTCCTTACTTTTTAACAACCTACTGCAGGATATGGAATTACAGCGCAAGAAAGGCGCAAGGAAGCGCAAGGAAACGCAAAAAGCATGACATTTGTATTTAACACATTGGCGACAGCCAAGACGGAAGGCGGTGGCTTCAGCCACCGCTCTCCTTCAGGAGCGGTGATAGAGACGATCTCCGGCGGTTTCAACCGCCGGCTGACGCCCAGGTCCACCCGTAGCCGGTGAAAAGGCCGTAAACGCGCCCTCCGGAGGCCGTGGAGGGCATTTTACCCGGTGTTCAGGCCGGTGCTTGAAATCACCGGACATCGTCTTTATTTCCTGGCAGGCGATTGGGACGGTGGCTGAAGCCACCGCCTTCCGTCTTTGCAGGACGGTTCCGGACGGTATGTGGAAACCAGAGCAACAGCCTTCCTTTGCAGGTCGGTTCCGGACGGTATATGGTGGCTAAAGGTACCGCCTGGATTCTCGTACCAAGTACAACCGGTTTCCTGGCGTGAAGAGACGGGATACAGCCCTTCTCTATTCTCAGGGCCTCTTCCCGTTCCACCACGCTCCGTTGAAGCCCAACTCATGGCCAGGCAATCACTGGCTTCGGGCATGGCCTGGGCATCACTTCCACATGGACTGGGCATCCACCCTCAGGAAGGGATCGGGATAACTGGTTCAATTGAGCTGAAAAAACTGGTGGATCCCCCTTTCCCGTCTCCCATTCACATCCCCTTCACTTCCCGCTGAGTTCCCGCCTGTCAAGTGGGAACTAAGCGGGAGGTTACCGGGATGTGAGTAGGCTGAGGCTAAGAGCGATACCAGCCCGATTACCCCAAAAAACCTCCCGCGACCCGCAATCCTGCCAGCTTCTTTCCCGCGGCCTCCATTAATAGTGGGTAACAAAGGCGCCACCGGTCAAGCCAAAAATCACCAAACGCTCCATCCGCGAATTCCTCCGGCCCGCAGATAGAAATCACACCCCCAGCCAAATTGTGATTGACGAAAACTGGCGCCTGCAGAATTGATGCATGGTACAGGAAAGACCGAATGAACGAATTTCTGAGCAAGCTGCATAACTTCAAGCGGGGCTTGAACCTGCGGATCCTGGCGCGGGCGCTGGTGATCGCGCTGGTCTGCCTCGTGGTGGGTTTGCACGCTTACTTTCTGGTGTGGCTGCACACCCCCGCGCAGTCACCAACGCTGGTTTACCTGAATTACACGCTCAAGGCGCTGCTGGCTGGCCTCACCCTGTTCCTGTTCTACAAAGGCATCCGCGGGTTTTACGACAACCGCGCCGCCGCCCGCTGGCTGGACCGGCAGACCACGCACGAGGACGACCTCTATCAAAACCTCTGGGAACTGAAGCAGCAAAAGGAAAGCGAGCCGGTTTTGGACGCTTTGGCGGGACAGGCGCAAAAGCGCCTCAAAGCATCAGACTACCGCCTGCCCAAACTGTTCCAGCCCAACCAGGGGTGGCTGATCCTCTTTGTGCTGGCGGGCATCGGCAGCGTCTGGGCCCTGGGCTGGAATGAGTTTCGCTACGCCATGAACCAGTTCCGGGCGGTGCAGGCGGACGCGATCGAATACAAAAAAACCGTCGAGCTCAGCCCCGGCAATGTGACCATCGGCAAAGGCCAGCAGCTGCTGATCAAGGTGGTGGAGCCGGATACCCGATTGAACCACCGGCTGTTCTACCGCTGGGACAAACAGTGGCGCGAACTGGGGATGACGGACAACAGCTACAGCTTTCCCGCGCTGGAATACAGCCTTGAATACTATGTGAAAAACGAAGTGGCCACCAGCCCCGTTTACAAGGCGGTTTGCCTGGATGAGCCCTTCGCGCGGAGCTGGTCGGTTTTCTACAAACCCCCAGCTTACACCGGCCTCGGCAGCCGCACCGACAGCCTCAGCTACGGCAACATCGAGGCTTACAAACACACGGAGGTGATCCTCTCCCTGGGCACGAACATCCCCGTGGAAACAGCCGTGATGCGCTTTTCCGACGGGAGTTCGCAAGCTTTGCAGCGGGTGGAGGAAACCTCCTTCAGCGGCCGGATAACCGTGACCACGCCCAAAACCTGGTATCTGGAGCTCACCGACGCCCTGGGCCGCAAATCCAGGCCGGAAGAGAAAACGATCAGCGTGATCCCGGACAACGCCCCGGAGATCCGCATCATCTATCCCGGCGAGGACGTGCTGCTGGACCAGAGCCTGCTGCTGCCGCTGATCATCACCGCCAGCGACGATTTTGGCCTGCGCGAGCTGAGCCTCCACCATCAGATCAACGACCGCCCCGCCCAGCAAACCGTGCTGCGCTCCCTCATCGGCTCCAAGCTCTTCACGCTGGACCACACGCTGGACATGAAAGGCTTCGGCCTGTTGCCGGGCGACACCGTTACCTACTGGGCGCAGGTTTGGGACAACTCGCCGGACCGCCAGAGCGCGCAATCCGCCAAATTCAAAGCCCGCTTCCCCTCCATCGAGGAGATCTACCGCGAGATCGAACGCCAGGCCCAAAACAGCACCCGGGACCTCGAGAACACGCTGCGGGAATCGCGCGATCTGCAAAAGGATTTTGAGCAGAAGCGCCGCGAACTGCTGAAGGAAGACAAGCTGGAGTGGGAGGACAAAAAACAGCTGGAAAACATGCTGGACGCGCAGCAGCAGCTTACGGAACAGGTGGAGAACGTGGCTGCCGATTTTCAGCAGCTGATCGACCAGATGCAGCGCAACGACGCGGTTTCCACGGAGACCCTGCAGAAAATGCAGAAGATCCAGGAACTGATGGAAGAGATCAGCACCGACGAACTGCGCGAGGCAATGAGCAAATTTGAGCAGGCGCTGCTGAACGTGAAGCCGGAAGACCTGCGCAAGGCGCTGGAAAACATGAAATTTTCCATGGAGGATTTCAGCAAGAAAATAGACCAGACCCTCGCCCTGCTGGAAAGCATCAAGAAGGAACAGGCGCTGGACAAGGCTTTGCAGATCTCCAAAGAAATGGAGCAGATGCAGACCGCCCTGCAGGAAAAGACCGGCGATCCCAAACAGAACGCCGACCGCCTGGCCCAGGAACAGGAAAACATCAGCGAAAAATTTGACAACCTGCAACAAGCCCTGGAAGAGGCCGACAAATTGCTGGACCCCTCCAAAGACAAACAGCTGAAGCAGGAAATGAGCGACCTCAAGCAGGACATGAAAAGCGGCCAGCTGCAGAAAAACATGCAGCAGAGCCAGCAGCAGTTGCAGCAGAACCAACGCGCCCAGGCCAGCCAAGCGCAATCCCAGGCGCTGGAAAAGATGCGCCAGTACACTCGCCGGCTGGGCGAGATGAAAAACTCCATGGGCGGCGGGAGCATGCAGGAAGTGACCTCCGCGATGCAGAAGGCCATCCGCGAACTGCTGATCTTTTCCAAACAGCACGAGGAACTGCGCGGCCGCTACGCCAACGACCCCTACCCCATCGTGAGCGACCTCATCGCCCAGTATGAGGGCGTGCAGGTCTCTCTGAACCGGCTGTTCAGCGTTCCCCAGGTAACCATGTTTTTGCCGCCGAAATTCTATATCGACCTCACCGATGCCAACCGCGGCTACCGCGACGTCTTCGTCAACGTGAACGAAATGCAGTACGCGCAGATCCCGGCCCAGCTGGAAAACATCCAGAAAGGGCTGAACCTGATGATCTACGACCTCATGCAGGCGCTGAACAACCCCTCCATGGGCTCCGGCGGCGGAGGCGGGATGCAATCGCTGATGCAGATGCTGGGGCAGATGGGCCAGGAACAGATGGCGCTGAACATGCTTTCGGAACAGCTGATGATGCAGCTGCAGCAACAGGGCGGACGCGTGAATGCCGGGATGCAGCAGCAGATGCAAAAGCTGGCCTCAGACCAGGAGCGTTTGGCCGAAAACCTGAAACGCGCGCTGCAAAACAATCCTGAGGCCCAGAAACAGGGCAACGCCATCAAACAGATCATCGAGGAAGCGGAGGCGATCTCACGCCAGCTGCGCAACAACCAGCTCTCCCAGGACCTCCTGAACCGCCAGGAAAACATCGTTTCCCGCCTCCTGGACGCCCAGCGCAGCATCAACAAACGCGACCAGAGCGAACGCCGCCAGGCCCAAAGCGCCGATCCCGCCACGCGGGGAGCCGACGTGAACACGGATTACGACACCCTGCGCCGCAAAGCCATGCTGGAGGATTCGTACCGCCTCTTCCCCGCTTCCTACCAGCAGGTGATCCTCAAATACCTCAAGCTGCTCAACGAATGAAGAAGTTCCTGCTGCCGCTTTTCGCCCTGCTGCTGCTAATGCCGCTTTCCGCGCAGTACAACGAGCGTGACATCCTTACCCAGCAGGCCTTTCAGATGCTGGGGCAGCGCCAGTACGCGGAGGCGGAAAAGATCTTTATGCAAGTGCTGGACAAATACCCGGACGACGCCAACAGCGTGCTGCAGCTGCTCAACATCTATTTCCAGACCTCGCAGCTGGACAAGGCGGACGATCTGCTGCGCCAGTACCGCCGCGTTTTGCCGGCCAATAAGGCCACGGAACAGGAGATATTGCTGCTGGTGATGCAGGGCAGGCCCGACGAGGCCTGGGCCCTGGGCCAGACGCAGCTGGCCCGCACAGCTTACTCCGAAAACACCTACCGGCTGCTGGCTTCCTATTTCGAGCGCCGGGGCTTTTTCGAACACGTTTTGCGGCTCTACGAGGACGCCCGGGGCCGCCGCGGCAATCCGGACCTCTTCCGGCTGGAAATCGCCAACGCCGCGCTGAACTATCGCCTGTTCGATCAGGCCCTCACCGAATATCTGACCTTCCTGGAGCAAAACCCGGCCAACCTCTATTTTGTGAACAACCAGTGCAAAACCATTCTCAAAGAGGACCCCAGCCGCATCGCCACCATCGGGGAGTTCGCAAACACCAGCGCCAATCCCATCATCAGGGAACTATACGCCAACGCGCTGCTCTCGCAGAATCGCGCCCCGGAGGCTTTGGAGGTGTATATAAACCTGCCGCCGGAACGCCTGCTGAGCTTTGCCGAACAGCAATACGCCGCCCTCAACGACGAGGTGGCCCTGCCCGCCTTCGAGCATCTGGCCGGCATCAGCGCGGACACCCTGGAAAGGAATGATCACCTTCTGCGCCAGGCCTACATCCACTTCCGCGGCGGACGCCATGCCGCCACCGACAGCCTGCTGCGCGCCGTGATCGCTGATTCGCTGATGCTGGAGCGGCAGAACTACCAGCGCAAAGGCATGAACCTGAACGCCCGCAAGCTGATGGCGGAAAACAGCCTCGCCCTGACCAGCAACACCCAGGCCGCCAAAAGCTGGTATGAAGAAGCGCGCAAATTTTGCGGCAACAGCTATGACCGCCAGAACATCGACCTCGCCCTGGTGCGCCTGCAGATCATCGACCAGGACTACGAAACCGCCCTGGCCCTGCTGCGCGGCGTGAACGAGCCCAAGCACCTGGAAACCCGGGATTATCTGCGCTTCAGCGTGGAACTGCTGCGCGGCAACACAGACATCGCGGACAGCCTGATGAACGAATATGTGATCCGTTGGCCCGGTGGGGTTTACGTGAACGATGCCATCTACCAGATGATGTTCGTGCTGGGCCTCAGCGGAGACGACCTGGACAAGTTCCACCTGGCCAGCCGGCTGATGCTGCTGGGCGATCCCGCCGCCGTGGATACCCTGGCCGCGGTTTTCGCTTCCAACCAGGACGAGGAGCTGCTCAGCCTGGCGGTGGAATGGGCCATCCTGCTGGCCGAACCGGACAAAGCGCTGCAGCTTTTGGAGCATGAGTGGCAGGACCCCGTGAGCGCGGAATACGCCGCCCTTCTGCGGCTGAAACTAAGCACGGAGGAAGAGGCCACGCAGCGCTTTGCCAGAGACTTTCTAACCGCAAACCCCGGCAGCATCTTCGCGCCAAAATTCCGGATGAGCCTCACCCGCACCGGTTACAGCCGGCCGGATTTCTGAGCCGCGCGCGTCCAGACCGGCTTTGCGCCAGGCTTGGGCAAGAAAGGTTGACACATTTTGACCCGCGGAATTATTGAACACCATCAACTGAACAGAGGACTTCCCAATGTATAAAGAGCCGTATAGCTTCAACGTTGCCCGCTACATGGAGCCGGAGCGTTTCGCCCGTTTCCGCGAGTTTGCCCGCACCCAGGACAGCCCGCTGCTGATCGTTGACCCGGACATCATCAAAGCCAAATATCTGGAGCTGCAGCTCAGCATCCCCAATCTGCAGATCTATTACGCCGTGAAAGCCAATCCCATGAACGACGTGATCCGCTTGCTGGATGCCCTGGGATCGAACTTCGATGTGGCCTCGGTCAATGAGCTGAAACAGCTGCTTCAGCTGGGCATCGAACCGAAAAAAATGAGCTTCGGCAACACCATAAAAAAGGCCAGGGACATCCGCTATTTCCACGAGCAGGGTGTGCCCATGTTCGTTACGGACAGCGAATACGACCTGCACCGCATCGCGGAGAACGCGCCCGGCGCCAAGGTCTATTTCCGCCTGCTCACGGAAGGAACCGGGGCCGACTGGCCGCTTTCGAGAAAGTTCGGGGCCCATCCGGACGTGATCTACAACCTCATCCTCAAAGCCCCGGAACTGGGCCTGGTTCCCTGGGGAGTATCTTTCCACGTGGGTTCCCAGCAGCGCGACATCGGGCAGTGGGACGACGCCATCTCCCGCGCCAAATACATCTTCGACGCCGTGCTGGAAGAGGGCATCGAACTGCAGATGATCAACCTCGGCGGCGGCTATCCCGCCAGCTATGTGGACCCGGCCTATTCCATCGATGAATACAGCGCCGAGATCATGCGCTTCATCGAAGAGGATTTTGGCGAGCACATCCCGCAGTTGGTGATGGAGCCGGGGCGCTCGCTGGTGGCGGACGCCGGCGTGATGGTGGCCGAGGTGGTGAACATCGCCTCCAAGGCCAAGAACAACCTCTACAAATGGGTGTTTCTGGACGTGGGCAAATTCGGCGGCCTCATCGAGACCATCGACGAATCTATCAAATTTCCCATCTACTTTGAACGCGAAGGCCTGGCCGACGAGATCATCCTGGCGGGCCCCACCTGCGACAGCATGGACATCATGTACGAATATTACAAGTACCACATGCCGGAAACAACCCAGCCCGGCGACCGCGTCTACATCTTCACCACCGGGGCCTACACCCAGAGCTATTCCTCGGTGAATTTCAACGGCTTTTCGCCTCTGCGGGCGCTGATGCTGCCCCCAGCCCAATAGGAGAAGACCATGAAACGCCTGCCAGTGGAAACCCTGAAAGCCTTCATGGAAGAGGTTTTCATCCGCATCGGAGTGCCGGCGGAGGACGCCCGCATCTGCTCCGACATCCTCATCACCAGCGATCTGCGCGGCATCGAATCGCACGGGATCGGCCGCCTCAAGATGTATTACGACCGCATCCGCGCCGGCATCCAAAGCCCGCTCACCCACATCGAAGTTGTGCGCGACAGAGCCGCGACAGCCGTTTGGGACGGTAATCACGGCATGGGCCACGTGATCGGGTTCCGAGCCATGGAAACTGCGATCGCCAAAGCCCGCCAGTTCGGCCTGGGGGCCGTGGCGGTGCGGAACAGCACCCATTTCGGGATCTGCGGCTACTACGCCAAAATGGCCTGCGAAGCGGACATGATCGGCCTAAATTTCACCAACGCGCGCCCCTCCGTTTGCCCCACCCACGGCGTGCAACCCCTGCTGGGCACCAATCCCATCTGCTTCGGGGCCCCCACCGATCTGGATTTCCCCTTCATCTACGACGCCGCCACCTCCATCAGCCAGCGCGGCAAGATCGAGCAATATGCCCGTGAGGAAAAACCCACCCCCTCCGGCTGGGCCATCGATCTGGAGGGAAATTCCCACACGGAGACGAACCAACTGCTGGTGGACCTGGTGAAGCAAACCGCGTCCCTGCTGCCCATTGGCGGAAAGGACGAACTCTCCGGCAGCCACAAGGGTTACGGGCTCTCCACCCTGGTGGAGATCCTCTGCGCCGCGCTGCAAAACGGCAGTTTCCTCAATCAGCTGCTGGGGAAAACCGAAGACGGCAAACCCGCCCCTTACCGGCTGGGACACTTCTTCCTGGCCATCAACATCGATTTCTTCACCGACTTGGCGGAATTCAGGAAGACCAGCGGCGCCATCTGCCGCGAACTGCAGAATTCCCGCCGGATGCCTGGCCGCGACCGCATCTGGGTGGCCGGCGAAAAG contains:
- a CDS encoding Ldh family oxidoreductase — encoded protein: MKRLPVETLKAFMEEVFIRIGVPAEDARICSDILITSDLRGIESHGIGRLKMYYDRIRAGIQSPLTHIEVVRDRAATAVWDGNHGMGHVIGFRAMETAIAKARQFGLGAVAVRNSTHFGICGYYAKMACEADMIGLNFTNARPSVCPTHGVQPLLGTNPICFGAPTDLDFPFIYDAATSISQRGKIEQYAREEKPTPSGWAIDLEGNSHTETNQLLVDLVKQTASLLPIGGKDELSGSHKGYGLSTLVEILCAALQNGSFLNQLLGKTEDGKPAPYRLGHFFLAINIDFFTDLAEFRKTSGAICRELQNSRRMPGRDRIWVAGEKEHDLELEVRRLGVPVIPNLQKDIETMQRELGLDPLDL
- a CDS encoding tetratricopeptide repeat protein encodes the protein MKKFLLPLFALLLLMPLSAQYNERDILTQQAFQMLGQRQYAEAEKIFMQVLDKYPDDANSVLQLLNIYFQTSQLDKADDLLRQYRRVLPANKATEQEILLLVMQGRPDEAWALGQTQLARTAYSENTYRLLASYFERRGFFEHVLRLYEDARGRRGNPDLFRLEIANAALNYRLFDQALTEYLTFLEQNPANLYFVNNQCKTILKEDPSRIATIGEFANTSANPIIRELYANALLSQNRAPEALEVYINLPPERLLSFAEQQYAALNDEVALPAFEHLAGISADTLERNDHLLRQAYIHFRGGRHAATDSLLRAVIADSLMLERQNYQRKGMNLNARKLMAENSLALTSNTQAAKSWYEEARKFCGNSYDRQNIDLALVRLQIIDQDYETALALLRGVNEPKHLETRDYLRFSVELLRGNTDIADSLMNEYVIRWPGGVYVNDAIYQMMFVLGLSGDDLDKFHLASRLMLLGDPAAVDTLAAVFASNQDEELLSLAVEWAILLAEPDKALQLLEHEWQDPVSAEYAALLRLKLSTEEEATQRFARDFLTANPGSIFAPKFRMSLTRTGYSRPDF
- a CDS encoding type III PLP-dependent enzyme; its protein translation is MYKEPYSFNVARYMEPERFARFREFARTQDSPLLIVDPDIIKAKYLELQLSIPNLQIYYAVKANPMNDVIRLLDALGSNFDVASVNELKQLLQLGIEPKKMSFGNTIKKARDIRYFHEQGVPMFVTDSEYDLHRIAENAPGAKVYFRLLTEGTGADWPLSRKFGAHPDVIYNLILKAPELGLVPWGVSFHVGSQQRDIGQWDDAISRAKYIFDAVLEEGIELQMINLGGGYPASYVDPAYSIDEYSAEIMRFIEEDFGEHIPQLVMEPGRSLVADAGVMVAEVVNIASKAKNNLYKWVFLDVGKFGGLIETIDESIKFPIYFEREGLADEIILAGPTCDSMDIMYEYYKYHMPETTQPGDRVYIFTTGAYTQSYSSVNFNGFSPLRALMLPPAQ